The Hydrogenobacter sp. T-2 region CAGACAAAATGAAGCTATACGAAAGGCATGGAGTAAAGGAGTATTGGCTTGTGTTTCCTTTGGAAAAAACCATTATGCTTTACGAGCTAACAGAAAAAGGTTATGAGCTTTTCTCTTCTGCTACGGAAGAGGGAAAAGTCAAGTCAAATGTCCTTGAGGGCTTTGAGCTTGATGTGGAAGAGATTTTTAAGGAACTATAGCTTTTACCAACTCCTTAACCATGAGCTCGCTCGCCTGCAGTTTGTTGCTTGCCTTTAAGTTTATCGCTTTTCCTTCTTTGAATAAGATTATGCCTTCGTATTGCTCTGAACCCATGCTCTCTAAGGGATTTGCCACTATAACATCAAGGTTTTTACCTTGCAGTTTCTTAAGGGCGTTTTCTTGGAGTTTTTGCCTCTCTTCTAAAGCAAAGCCTATAAGCACGTAGTCTTTCTTCAGCCTTCCGAGCTCTGCGAGTATGTCTGGGTTTTTAACCAACTCCAGAGTAAGCCTTTCTTGTTTTTTTAGCTTTCCTTCGTAGGTTTCAAGAGGTCTGTAGTCCGCTACCGCAGAGTTCATAACAATAATGTCCGCCCAGTCTTTCAGGTCCATTACCTTTTCATACATTTCCTTAGTGGATAAAACCCTTAAAATTTCCACTTCCGGTGGCTCTTCCGCAGTAGTAAAACCTGCTATAACCTTTACCTGTGCACCATACCATCTAAAAACTCTTGCAAGAGAAAAACCCATAAGACCACTGGAGAGGTTGGAGATAAACCTCACCCTGTCTATAAACTCTCTGGTAGCACCCGCAGTTATTAGCACCCTTTTGCCTTCAAGGGGCTTAGGTCTTAGGGCATACTCTATCCAATCAAGGAGCCTTTGTATGGACGCAAGCCTTCCCTGTCCTTCCTCTTGACAGATAAGCCTTCCTTCCTCTGGCTCAACAAGTATCACTCCTCTCTCCCTTAGCCTCTTTATGTTCTCCTGCACCGCTGGATTTTTATACATCTCCACATTCCCAGCAGGAGCGAGCAGAAGTTTTCCCTTATGAGAAAGGGCACAGGTGGTAAGTAAGTTGTCTCCTATGCCTAAGGCAATTTTTGAAAGGGTGTTTATACTGCATGGAGCTATCACAAAAAGGTCAGACCATCTTGGTAGGTTTATGTGTAAAAGAGGGTCATCTTCCCAGTCCACATAAGCCTTGTTTCCAGAAAGAGCCTCAAAGGTAAGCCTGCTTATGAACCTCTCAGAAAAGGGAGACATAACAACCTTAACTTCATGCCCTGACTTTATGAGTTCCCTTACAAGCTCACAAGCCTTATATATGGCAATGCTTGAGCTAACGCCGAGAAGTATCTTAGCCATCCTTTAAAGCCCAGTATAAAACCGCCATCCTTACGTATAGACCCATTTCCACCTGCTTTAGAACCAAGGACTTGTCCAGATAAACCACCTCCGCATCCACATCCACATAGAGGTTTACAGGTCCTGGGTGCATAAAGTAGCCCTTTAGCCTTTTGTATCTCTCCTTTGTTAGACCAAACTGGAGAAAGTAGCTTTCTTTACTTGGAATGTAGCTTTCTGTAAACCTTTCTTCTTGTAGTCTTAGCCATATGCATAAGTCCGCCCACTCAATAGCCTCATCCACACTATCAAAAACTTGCTCCACTCCAAAGGGAGAAAGGTCTGAAGGAATAAGAGTTTTGGGTCCACAAACTCCAACCTTAGCACCGTAAAGACCAAAAAGGTATGCACCAGAACGGAAAACTCTGCTATGGAGTATGTCTCCGATGTATAACACCTTTAGGTTTTCCAAAGAACCAAAAACCTCTATGGCGGTAAAGAGGTCAATTAGCCCTTGTGTAGGATGTTGATGCGTCCCATCACCCGCATTTATGAGGCTTATTTCCTCTCCCTTGTAGCCCTCGTAGGGAAAGAGAACAAAGGGAACTCTAAGCACCAAGGCTCTAAAGCCAAGAGCTTGAAGAGTTTTTATGGTATCTCTTAGACTTTCTCCCTTTTCTATTGAGCTTTCTCCCCTGCCTGCGTAATAGGTTCTAAGCCCCAAAAGCCTACAAGCTTTCTCAAAGGATAAGCGAGTCCTTGTAGAGCTTTCAAGAAAAAACAAAGCAACATCGCCTTCAAGAGTTTCTCTTTCTCCGCCCCTGAACCTTTTTGAGAGATGCCTCAAAAGGTCTATATCCTCTTTGCTGAGGTCTCTCACAGATATTAGATGTTTTGGCATTTCGGGAATATAATTTTAACATGGACCGAAAGGAAAAAATAATAGAGCTCATACCACAGGGATACAGGAGCGTAAAGGCTCTTGCCCAGCACTTTGGCGTATCCCTTATGACCATCTACAGGGATGTGAGGGAGCTGGAGAAGGAGGGTAGGATTGTAAGAAAACATGGAGAACTGCTCCTAAGAGAAGAGGCAGGAGAGGTCATAGAAGAAACCGTCCCATCCTGTGCCTATTGCACCAAACCCATAGAAAAAAGGCTTGAGTTTAC contains the following coding sequences:
- a CDS encoding aspartate carbamoyltransferase catalytic subunit, which codes for MPKHLISVRDLSKEDIDLLRHLSKRFRGGERETLEGDVALFFLESSTRTRLSFEKACRLLGLRTYYAGRGESSIEKGESLRDTIKTLQALGFRALVLRVPFVLFPYEGYKGEEISLINAGDGTHQHPTQGLIDLFTAIEVFGSLENLKVLYIGDILHSRVFRSGAYLFGLYGAKVGVCGPKTLIPSDLSPFGVEQVFDSVDEAIEWADLCIWLRLQEERFTESYIPSKESYFLQFGLTKERYKRLKGYFMHPGPVNLYVDVDAEVVYLDKSLVLKQVEMGLYVRMAVLYWALKDG
- a CDS encoding Uma2 family endonuclease, with product MKLYERHGVKEYWLVFPLEKTIMLYELTEKGYELFSSATEEGKVKSNVLEGFELDVEEIFKEL
- the coaBC gene encoding bifunctional phosphopantothenoylcysteine decarboxylase/phosphopantothenate--cysteine ligase CoaBC, encoding MAKILLGVSSSIAIYKACELVRELIKSGHEVKVVMSPFSERFISRLTFEALSGNKAYVDWEDDPLLHINLPRWSDLFVIAPCSINTLSKIALGIGDNLLTTCALSHKGKLLLAPAGNVEMYKNPAVQENIKRLRERGVILVEPEEGRLICQEEGQGRLASIQRLLDWIEYALRPKPLEGKRVLITAGATREFIDRVRFISNLSSGLMGFSLARVFRWYGAQVKVIAGFTTAEEPPEVEILRVLSTKEMYEKVMDLKDWADIIVMNSAVADYRPLETYEGKLKKQERLTLELVKNPDILAELGRLKKDYVLIGFALEERQKLQENALKKLQGKNLDVIVANPLESMGSEQYEGIILFKEGKAINLKASNKLQASELMVKELVKAIVP